One genomic segment of Pseudonocardia sp. T1-2H includes these proteins:
- a CDS encoding anti-sigma factor antagonist (This anti-anti-sigma factor, or anti-sigma factor antagonist, belongs to a family that includes characterized members SpoIIAA, RsbV, RsfA, and RsfB.) — protein sequence MQHAQESSAEPPSARRGTEADDQITVSSRTEGPGRFVVEVGGEVDMLTSPRLRAVVLEHLAAEGAELIVLALDGVSFLGTSGLAVLIEVREAAHAAGVELRLACTGRRVLRPLSIAGLVPLFDIHDTVEKALEDT from the coding sequence ATGCAGCACGCGCAGGAGTCTTCGGCCGAACCCCCGTCGGCCCGCCGAGGTACCGAGGCGGACGACCAGATCACCGTGTCCAGCCGCACCGAGGGTCCGGGCCGGTTCGTCGTCGAGGTCGGCGGTGAGGTGGACATGCTCACCTCCCCGCGGCTGCGCGCCGTGGTCCTGGAGCACCTCGCGGCCGAGGGTGCCGAGCTCATCGTGCTCGCCCTCGACGGGGTGTCGTTCCTGGGCACCAGTGGGCTCGCCGTCCTCATCGAGGTCCGCGAGGCCGCGCACGCCGCCGGTGTCGAACTGCGGCTCGCCTGCACCGGGCGGCGGGTCCTGCGGCCGCTCAGCATCGCCGGGCTCGTCCCGCTCTTCGACATCCACGACACGGTCGAGAAGGCGCTCGAAGACACCTGA
- a CDS encoding PLP-dependent cysteine synthase family protein, protein MTPPPEPVDRSCARTRSWVDEAVRRVEADANRSADTHLHVFPLPEDWGVDVYLKDESVHPTGSLKHRLARSLFLYALVNGHITPTTTVVEASSGSTAVSEAYFARLIGVPFVAVMPRATSPEKISLIERYGGRCHFVDTAPEMYSEAERLARESGGHYLDQFTHAERATDWRGNNNIAESIVAQLALEPHPVPDWVVVGAGTGGTSATIGRYLRYRRMPTRLAVVDPEGSAFFPGWASGAHDYQTGRPSRIEGIGRPRMEPSFVPSVIDLMIPVPDAASIAAARHLRAVTGRWAGGSTGTNLWGVWQLVARMLREGRRGSVVTLICDGGERYRHSYYDDAWVAAQGLDLAPCTATLDRFLTTGEWVG, encoded by the coding sequence ATCACCCCACCTCCCGAGCCCGTCGACCGGTCCTGTGCCCGCACCCGCAGCTGGGTCGACGAGGCGGTGCGCCGCGTCGAGGCGGACGCCAACCGTTCCGCGGACACCCACCTGCACGTCTTCCCGCTCCCCGAGGACTGGGGTGTGGACGTCTACCTGAAGGACGAGTCCGTCCACCCGACCGGCAGCCTCAAGCACCGGCTGGCCCGCTCGCTCTTCCTCTACGCCCTGGTCAACGGCCACATCACGCCGACGACGACGGTCGTCGAGGCCAGCTCGGGCTCCACCGCGGTGTCCGAGGCGTACTTCGCGCGGCTCATCGGGGTGCCGTTCGTCGCGGTGATGCCGCGGGCCACCAGCCCGGAGAAGATCTCGCTCATCGAGCGGTACGGCGGGCGCTGCCACTTCGTCGACACGGCACCCGAGATGTACTCCGAGGCGGAGCGGCTGGCGCGCGAGTCCGGGGGCCACTACCTCGACCAGTTCACCCACGCCGAGCGGGCGACGGACTGGCGGGGCAACAACAACATCGCCGAGTCGATCGTCGCGCAGCTGGCGCTGGAGCCGCATCCCGTCCCGGACTGGGTGGTGGTCGGGGCGGGGACCGGCGGGACGTCGGCGACGATCGGCCGCTACCTGCGCTACCGGCGGATGCCGACCCGGCTCGCCGTCGTCGACCCCGAGGGCTCGGCGTTCTTCCCCGGCTGGGCGAGCGGCGCGCACGACTACCAGACCGGCCGCCCGTCGCGGATCGAGGGCATCGGACGGCCGCGAATGGAGCCGAGCTTCGTGCCGAGCGTGATCGACCTGATGATCCCGGTCCCGGACGCCGCCAGCATCGCGGCGGCCCGGCACCTACGCGCCGTGACCGGCCGGTGGGCGGGTGGATCCACCGGGACGAACCTGTGGGGCGTCTGGCAGCTCGTCGCACGGATGCTGCGCGAGGGTCGGCGCGGCAGCGTCGTCACCCTGATCTGCGACGGCGGCGAGCGCTACCGGCACAGCTACTACGACGACGCCTGGGTCGCGGCACAGGGCCTGGACCTGGCTCCGTGCACGGCCACGCTGGACCGGTTCCTGACCACCGGCGAGTGGGTCGGCTGA
- a CDS encoding alkaline phosphatase PhoX, which translates to MIGRVAVTEAAVRAGRFTRRGFLRTAAAGAGIVLTGSTDMLRTAPAAVPGYGPLLRDPKGVLDLPAGFSYRVVTQAGRTKLEAGGPTPRNHDGTGAFPRPGGGTVLVNNHEIREPEGTKNQVPHLEGLVYDPGAAGGCTVIETDAVGRPLREYVGIAGTSTNCAGGVTPWNTWLTGEETEQRAGGKGYERDHGYVFEVDPFDPAANRDPAPIRALGRYSHEACAVDPRSGEIYLTEDASGPNGLLYRWTPPAGFRSGKGSLRALGPSAGVLAAMRCTDASGKHVDDLSRATEVGTEYAVEWVPIEDREARKRSTRKQHGDDDVTRAHKLEGCWWGGNGVHVVSSYAGGESPKRHDGQVWFYDAARCRLTLDLLLQAGEEEFDGPDNISVSPYGGVILAQDGDGDNGLFGVTAAGDPFPLARASGSEFTGPVFSADGAVLFANIQEPGIMFAITGPWRQS; encoded by the coding sequence ATGATCGGAAGGGTTGCCGTGACCGAAGCGGCGGTACGGGCCGGGCGGTTCACCCGGCGCGGCTTCCTGCGCACCGCGGCGGCAGGCGCCGGGATCGTCCTGACGGGCAGCACCGACATGCTCCGCACGGCCCCGGCCGCCGTGCCCGGGTACGGGCCGCTGCTCCGGGACCCGAAGGGCGTCCTGGACCTGCCCGCCGGCTTCTCCTACCGTGTCGTCACCCAGGCCGGACGGACGAAGCTGGAGGCCGGCGGGCCGACCCCGCGCAACCACGACGGCACCGGCGCGTTCCCCCGTCCCGGCGGCGGCACCGTCCTGGTCAACAACCACGAGATCCGCGAGCCGGAGGGCACGAAGAACCAGGTCCCGCACCTCGAGGGCCTGGTCTACGACCCGGGTGCGGCCGGCGGCTGCACGGTGATCGAGACCGACGCCGTGGGGCGCCCCCTGCGGGAGTACGTCGGCATCGCGGGCACGTCGACGAACTGCGCGGGCGGCGTGACGCCGTGGAACACCTGGCTGACCGGCGAGGAGACCGAACAGCGCGCGGGCGGCAAGGGCTACGAACGCGACCACGGCTACGTCTTCGAGGTCGACCCGTTCGATCCGGCGGCCAACCGGGACCCGGCGCCGATCCGGGCGCTGGGGCGCTACAGCCACGAGGCCTGCGCGGTGGACCCGCGGTCCGGGGAGATCTACCTCACCGAGGACGCGTCGGGCCCGAACGGCCTGCTCTACCGCTGGACCCCGCCCGCGGGCTTCCGTAGCGGGAAGGGCAGCCTGCGGGCGCTCGGCCCGTCGGCCGGGGTGCTGGCCGCGATGCGGTGCACGGACGCGTCCGGCAAGCACGTCGACGACCTGTCGAGGGCCACGGAGGTCGGCACCGAGTACGCGGTGGAGTGGGTGCCGATCGAGGACCGCGAGGCGCGGAAGCGGTCCACGCGCAAGCAGCACGGGGACGACGACGTCACACGCGCCCACAAGCTCGAGGGCTGCTGGTGGGGCGGCAACGGCGTGCACGTCGTGTCCAGCTACGCCGGCGGGGAGAGCCCGAAGCGCCACGACGGGCAGGTCTGGTTCTACGACGCGGCCCGCTGCCGACTGACGCTCGACCTGCTGCTGCAGGCCGGCGAGGAGGAGTTCGACGGGCCGGACAACATCAGCGTCTCACCGTACGGCGGCGTGATCCTCGCGCAGGACGGCGACGGCGACAACGGCCTGTTCGGGGTGACGGCGGCCGGCGACCCCTTCCCGCTGGCCCGTGCCTCCGGCTCGGAGTTCACCGGGCCGGTCTTCTCCGCCGACGGCGCGGTGCTCTTCGCGAACATCCAGGAACCCGGGATCATGTTCGCGATCACCGGGCCCTGGCGGCAGAGCTGA
- a CDS encoding STAS domain-containing protein encodes MSGESSVGTGDSPGGDVGEVVRFEVVGHGDDALVVHVLGEIDTLTAPVLRGELDEHLPTVPLVVLDLSQVTFLGSAGLAVLVAAKDDAERRGHLLRLVCGSRIVTRALEATGLLALFDVADGVPEALRPTA; translated from the coding sequence ATGAGCGGTGAGTCATCCGTCGGAACCGGGGACAGCCCCGGCGGCGACGTCGGCGAGGTCGTGCGGTTCGAGGTGGTCGGTCACGGCGACGACGCCCTGGTCGTGCACGTCCTCGGAGAGATCGACACGCTGACCGCGCCGGTGCTGCGCGGGGAGCTGGACGAGCACCTGCCCACCGTCCCCCTGGTGGTGCTGGACCTCTCGCAGGTCACGTTCCTGGGTTCGGCCGGGCTGGCCGTCCTGGTCGCCGCGAAGGACGACGCCGAGCGCCGCGGTCACCTGCTCCGGCTGGTCTGCGGGTCCCGGATCGTCACCCGGGCGCTGGAGGCCACCGGCCTGCTCGCCCTGTTCGACGTGGCGGACGGCGTCCCCGAAGCGCTGCGTCCTACCGCCTGA
- a CDS encoding DUF2795 domain-containing protein: protein MYRRTSRADVTRIGQVLDGVEFPAAKWQLIAHADHYGADAVTRAELWAMPVAAYPDLVSVLTAIGVPARSDPSRAVPPPPVAYRRQPELQAAAQERRER from the coding sequence GTGTACCGAAGGACGTCCCGCGCCGACGTGACGCGCATCGGCCAGGTGCTCGACGGGGTGGAGTTCCCGGCAGCCAAGTGGCAGCTCATCGCGCACGCCGACCACTACGGCGCCGACGCCGTGACCCGCGCCGAGCTGTGGGCGATGCCCGTCGCCGCCTACCCGGACCTGGTCTCGGTGCTGACGGCGATCGGCGTGCCGGCCCGCTCGGACCCGTCCCGCGCCGTCCCGCCACCCCCGGTGGCGTACCGGCGCCAACCGGAGTTGCAGGCCGCGGCGCAGGAGCGCCGCGAGCGCTGA
- a CDS encoding acyl-CoA thioesterase, producing the protein MGQEVFSVQVGVRSYETDANGHVNHAVYHHYGEHARMEHLRAAGCSAPLLLERGWTVVILETHARFLSELLLGEQVDVSSKLRFGEGKSFGMEHVVRRLTTADGEAAGGTVACEISCRMGVLDTTARRLVPDPRGKLLSIATRPELIG; encoded by the coding sequence ATGGGGCAGGAGGTCTTCTCGGTGCAGGTCGGGGTCCGCAGCTACGAGACGGACGCCAACGGGCACGTCAACCACGCCGTCTACCACCACTACGGCGAGCACGCCCGGATGGAGCACCTCCGGGCCGCCGGCTGCTCGGCGCCGCTGCTGCTGGAGCGGGGCTGGACCGTGGTCATCCTCGAGACGCACGCCCGGTTCCTGTCCGAGCTGCTGCTCGGTGAGCAGGTGGACGTGAGTTCCAAGCTGCGGTTCGGCGAGGGCAAGTCCTTCGGGATGGAGCACGTGGTGCGGCGGCTCACGACCGCGGACGGGGAGGCCGCGGGCGGCACCGTCGCCTGCGAGATCAGCTGCCGGATGGGGGTGCTCGACACCACGGCCCGGCGCCTGGTGCCCGATCCGCGGGGAAAGCTGCTGTCGATTGCCACCCGACCCGAGCTCATCGGCTGA
- a CDS encoding acyl-CoA dehydrogenase family protein, with product MTATQESPAPTAPGDRPGAETLIARAEALVPVLRERAERCEELRRIPEETMADLTEAGLFDLVAPPSVGGYGYGMREFGTITRILAQGCASTAWVYSFLVVHNVSLVQDTPHLLGGRAFAPCALSAGFQATPSGTATKVDGGWRLTGKWPFASGIMNSDHSLLITTEDRGDGSEPALLGLVVDVADVTIHDVWYMSGMKGTGSNTFSCEDLFVPADRQWTVFGQEPIRPLDHGEFRPLEGFSMIRMFDVLLAAVAVGSAEACLADYKQRILTRTVGFGLGPQREHPEAWVRYGDAVTRTRIARLVWDETHRVVTDLADRQEKATLEQAALLRMASPRICALARDAIETMLDGAGSSVNELRSPFQRYKRDVDTLKSHSYLHWDGAAVTAGAALLGVTDTPDGLLLV from the coding sequence ATGACGGCAACGCAGGAGTCCCCGGCACCCACCGCGCCCGGGGACAGGCCCGGCGCGGAGACCCTGATCGCCCGGGCCGAGGCACTCGTCCCCGTGCTCCGCGAGCGCGCGGAGCGCTGCGAGGAGCTCCGCCGGATCCCCGAGGAGACCATGGCGGACCTCACCGAGGCCGGCCTGTTCGACCTCGTCGCCCCACCGAGCGTCGGCGGGTACGGCTACGGCATGCGCGAGTTCGGCACGATCACCCGGATCCTCGCGCAGGGCTGCGCGTCGACCGCGTGGGTCTACTCGTTCCTCGTGGTGCACAACGTCTCGCTCGTCCAGGACACCCCGCACCTGCTCGGCGGCAGGGCCTTCGCCCCCTGCGCGCTGTCGGCGGGTTTCCAGGCGACCCCCTCCGGCACCGCGACGAAGGTCGACGGCGGGTGGCGGCTGACCGGGAAGTGGCCCTTCGCCAGCGGGATCATGAACTCCGACCACTCGCTGCTCATCACCACCGAGGACCGCGGCGACGGCAGCGAGCCCGCGCTGCTCGGCCTGGTCGTCGACGTCGCGGACGTGACGATCCACGACGTCTGGTACATGTCCGGGATGAAGGGCACCGGGTCCAACACCTTCTCCTGCGAGGACCTGTTCGTCCCCGCGGACCGGCAGTGGACGGTCTTCGGGCAGGAACCGATCCGCCCGCTCGACCACGGCGAGTTCCGTCCGCTCGAGGGGTTCTCCATGATCCGGATGTTCGACGTCCTGCTCGCGGCGGTCGCCGTCGGCAGCGCCGAGGCGTGTCTCGCGGACTACAAGCAGCGAATCCTCACCCGGACCGTCGGATTCGGGCTCGGCCCGCAGCGCGAGCACCCCGAGGCCTGGGTGCGCTACGGCGACGCCGTCACCAGGACCCGGATCGCGCGCCTGGTCTGGGACGAGACCCACCGCGTCGTCACCGACCTCGCGGACCGGCAGGAGAAGGCGACCCTCGAGCAGGCCGCGCTGCTGCGGATGGCGTCGCCACGGATCTGCGCGCTGGCCCGGGACGCGATCGAGACGATGCTCGACGGGGCCGGCTCGAGCGTCAACGAGCTGCGCAGCCCGTTCCAGCGCTACAAGCGGGACGTCGACACCCTCAAGAGCCACTCCTACCTGCACTGGGACGGCGCGGCCGTCACCGCCGGCGCCGCGCTGCTGGGCGTCACGGACACCCCGGACGGGTTGTTGCTGGTCTGA